A DNA window from Drosophila pseudoobscura strain MV-25-SWS-2005 chromosome 2, UCI_Dpse_MV25, whole genome shotgun sequence contains the following coding sequences:
- the Tusp gene encoding tubby-related protein 4 isoform X3: MHLHFERNINTKCDCTILSLSWMGKVPDDIPEDEGWKLNRTNYYQEGWLATGNVRGIVGVTFTTSHCRKNMDYPLRTNYNLRGHRSDVILVKWNEPYQKLASCDSSGIIFVWIKYEGRWSIELINDRNTPVTHFSWSHDGRMALICYQDGFVLVGSVAGQRYWSSMLNLESTITCGIWTPDDQQVYFGTTQGQVIVMDVHGAMVSQVQLSNDVPITSMAWSCEKFKMEEGEEAEPGVTNAAKRSFVLAVSFQNGYIYLLKSFDDVSPAHINTCLNGALGMVMEWSNSRELLAVAGTLRTGMDGHGLKPSEDPTTPASYTNLVKFYTETGACLYQAHIPCNSAPVSAITWGHNDKRLFIATGTQVHIAWVSRRVASLQLLCRLEIQASVGSETLLPLLPLPSRIKSLIGNLFAQTIRCCVPDLKSLRDFVSRPPLCSTRLHCTMIRHDDDSNLSSGTCYTLYLEYLGGLVPLLKGKRTSKIRPEFVIFDPQVNDASLYFQYSAEAKSSSGSSQSTTTGNSGRTDSSDSDFEERSSRFGSPRTPRKKRVRPKRRNQAGERVGTAGGGGAAAGGNDPDSLDELAYVDTLPEQEVKLVEVTSNIWGTKFKIHGLAKTVPANLGQVTYKTSLLHLQPRQMTLVITELRDDFPPGPDPSFNPNIFSEDEDEQQQQQLQQHHHEAVPQVNVTTPQDVATALKPPMMPQRRLLEGASAPLIAPMSPRPNRILARHKNSLTVNGAGGGERGSNAGLSPLARAESYDDDSSNDSQEAGAAAAAAACQSTTVLLHQAPSSNGLGPSSSSNGNGSGSGKNLTRPKTISSFKNSYSRSSSNSSCQSRHAISPLYCDGAVPTLQSPKNAVAPSDIIFERPAVPGAGQTTLMSYSSNADYANNVVQVKNALMSEPVRSANSHVNPVPLNLNLNLERMDARQVKCMAPHASASTSTSKRRDMLYIDEETQSPTPTTSSSSMKRTPTVVSIAPAMPDSITRSCSVGYLDSVAITPSDEALSALRKEAPNKRLVLVDKRRNRRKRQQQEDARRHKLQQTGKSKSLDSCDLLSLQTKLSSKEHELVVKKLQEISDSSACSSAANTLCFKCRNNMNPSSACKRCQPTSNAVLDEITAVVSVEAPAKEAPPAVQPLTATQPKPATKKRFDVITSFTDSPLFTRKHRFGYGRSKDGAGTENSTPVLGRKQDNTFSFVKQLSEVRWRRKEPPPQGQVNGSSNASTLERQQQPETTGAAACGAVEATPVEAKASVSLHTQALTTLENIISRLRDLDEGRLTPPSTPQRLPRSSPASPAASKKNKRQQSNSPIRHILNSPLLNRRQRKKPSIIESSDDEGNQTNGSGAEESSNNGGGNGKQYRDLETFQKAQLRQKLKRGKIEPNGSASCANPAPVRREFVMHNKAPMWNEMSQVYQLDFGGRVTQESAKNFQIEFRGKQVMQFGRIDGNAYTLDFQYPFSALQAFAVALANVTQRLK; encoded by the exons atgcatttacaTTTCGAGCGGAACATCAACACAAAATGCGACTGCACGATACTATCGTTGTCATGGATGGGAAAGGTGCCAGATGATATACCCGAG GATGAGGGCTGGAAGCTAAATCGCACCAACTACTACCAGGAGGGATGGCTGGCCACGGGCAATGTGCGCGGCATTGTGGGCGTCACCTTTACCACCTCCCATTGCCGCAAGAACATGGACTATCCGCTTCGGACCAACTACAATCTGCGCGGCCATCGATCGGAT GTCATCCTGGTCAAGTGGAACGAGCCGTACCAGAAGCTGGCCTCCTGCGACAGCTCGGGCATCATCTTTGTGTGGATCAAGTACGAGGGCCGATGGTCCATTGAGCTCATCAACGATCGGAACACGCCAGTGACACATTTCTCCTGGTCGCACGACGGACGGATGGCCCTCATCTGCTACCAGGATGGCTTCGTTCTGGTGGGCTCTGTGGCGGGACAGCGCTATTGGTCCTCCATGCTGAACCTGGAGTCGACCATCACCTGCGGGATTTGGACGCCCGACGATCAGCAGGTGTATTTCGGCACCACCCAGGGCCAGGTGATCGTCATGGATGTCCATGGTGCGATGGTGTCGCAGGTGCAGCTCTCCAACGATGTGCCGATCACCTCGATGGCCTGGTCCTGCGAGAAGTTCAAAATGGAGGAGGGCGAAGAAGCAGAACCCGGCGTTACCAATGCGG CCAAACGCTCGTTTGTGCTGGCTGTTAGCTTCCAGAATGGATATATCTATCTGTTGAAGTCGTTCGACGACGTCTCACCCGCACATATCAACACTTGCCTCAACGGCGCCCTCGGCATGGTCATGGAGTGGAGCAATTCCCGCGAACTGCTCGCCGTGGCAGGGACCCTGCGCACCGGGATGGATGGGCATGGTCTGAAGCCATCGGAGGACCCGACCACGCCCGCCAGCTACACGAATCTGGTCAAGTTCTACACGGAGACGGGGGCGTGTCTGTATCAGGCGCATATACCCTGCAACAGTGCCCCGGTGTCGGCCATTACGTGGGGCCACAACGACAAGCGTCTGTTTATTGCCACGGGAACGCAGGTGCACATTGCCTGGGTGTCGCGGCGGGTGGCCTCGCTGCAGTTGCTCTGCCGCCTGGAGATTCAGGCCAGCGTGGGCTCCGAgacgctgctgccactgctgccgtTGCCTTCTAGGATTAAGTCTCTCATTGGCAATCTGTTTGCTCAAACGATACGA TGCTGTGTACCTGATCTGAAGTCGCTGCGCGATTTTGTGTCGCGTCCACCGCTCTGCTCCACGCGACTCCACTGCACCATGATCCGGCACGACGATGACTCCAATCTGAGCTCCGGCACCTGCTACACGCTCTACCTGGAGTATCTGGGGGGTCTGGTGCCGCTGCTCAAGGGCAAACGCACCTCAAAGATACGCCCGGAGTTCGTCATATTCGATCCACAAGTGAAtg ATGCTTCTTTGTACTTTCAATACTCCGCGGAGGCCAAGAGCTCGTCGGGCTCCAGTCAGTCCACCACCACGGGCAACAGCGGACGCACCGACTCCTCGGACAGTGACTTCGAGGAGCGGTCATCGCGCTTTGGTTCGCCCAGGACGCCGCGCAAGAAGCGAGTGCGGCCCAAGCGTCGCAACCAAGCGGGCGAGCGTGTGGGcacagcaggaggaggaggagcagcagcaggaggcaatGATCCGGACAGCTTGGATGAGCTGGCCTACGTGGACACACTGCCGGAG CAGGAAGTCAAGCTGGTGGAGGTGACCTCCAACATTTGGGGAACGAAATTCAAGATCCATGGACTTGCCAAAACCGTCCCAGCCAATTTAGGCCAAGTAACATATAAGACGTCCCTTCTGCATTTGCAGCCGCGTCAGATGACGCTGGTGATCACCGAGCTACGCGACGATTTTCCACCTGGTCCCGATCCCAGCTTCAATCCCAACATCTTCTCCGAGGACGAagacgagcagcagcagcagcagctccagcagcaccaccacgaGGCAGTGCCGCAGGTGAATGTGACCACGCCCCAAGATGTGGCGACCGCTCTAAAGCCGCCGATGATGCCACAGCGACGCCTGCTGGAGGGTGCCTCTGCTCCACTGATTGCACCCATGTCGCCGCGCCCCAATCGAATACTGGCGCGGCACAAGAACTCGCTGACGGTGAACGGGGCAGGAGGCGGGGAACGAGGCTCAAACGCAGGACTCAGTCCGTTGGCGCGGGCCGAGAGCTACGATGATGATTCATCCAATGACTCGCAGGAAGCaggagccgctgctgctgccgccgcctgccaGTCCACCACCGTGCTGCTGCATCAGGCACCCTCCTCCAATGGCTTggggcccagcagcagcagcaacggcaacggcagcggcagcggcaagaATCTAACACGTCCAAAGACCATAAGCAGCTTCAAGAACAGCTACAGCCGCTCCAGCTCCAATTCCAGCTGCCAGTCGCGGCACGCAATCTCGCCGCTCTACTGCGACGGGGCTGTGCCCACTCTCCAGTCGCCCAAGAATGCGGTGGCACCCTCGGACATTATTTTCGAGAGGCCTGCAGTGCCGGGCGCCGGGCAGACCACCCTGATGTCCTACTCGAGCAATGCGGACTATGCCAACAATGTGGTCCAGGTGAAGAATGCCCTGATGTCGGAACCCGTGCGCTCAGCCAACAGCCACGTGAACCCCGTGCCCCtcaatctgaatctgaatctggaGCGCATGGATGCGAGGCAGGTCAAGTGCATGGCGCCGCatgcatccgcatccacatccacatcgaaGCGACGTGATATGCTATACATCGACGAGGAGACCCAGTCCCCGACACCCaccacgagcagcagcagcatgaagCGGACGCCCACGGTGGTTTCCATAGCGCCCGCAATGCCCGACTCAATTACGCGCAGCTGCAGCGTTGGCTACCTGGACTCCGTGGCCATCACGCCCTCCGACGAGGCACTGTCCGCCCTGCGCAAGGAGGCGCCCAACAAGCGTCTGGTGCTGGTGGACAAGCGACGCAACCGCcggaagcggcagcagcaggaagatgCGCGACGGCACAAACTGCAGCAGACGGGCAAGTCCAAGAGCTTGGACTCGTGCGATCTGCTGTCGCTGCAAACAAAACTGTCCAGCAAGGAGCACGAGCTGGTGGTGAAGAAACTCCAGGAGATCTCCGACAGCAGTGCCTGCAGCAGTGCAGCCAACACGCTCTGCTTCAAGTGCCGCAACAACATGAATCCCAGCAGTGCCTGCAAGCGGTGCCAGCCCACGTCCAACGCTGTGCTCGACGAGATCACGGCTGTGGTGAGCGTGGAGGCACCCGCGAAAGAGGCTCCGCCTGCCGTACAGCCActcacagccacacagccaaaGCCCGCGACCAAGAAACGCTTCGATGTCATCACCAGCTTCACGGACTCTCCGCTCTTCACGCGAAAGCATCGCTTCGGCTACGGCCGCAGCAAAGATGGTGCCGGGACAGAAAACTCCACCCCAGTGCTGGGACGAAAGCAGGATAACACTTTCAGCTTTGTCAAGCAGCTGTCCGAGGTGCGCTGGCGTCGCAAGGAGCCACCGCCACAGGGGCAGGTGAATGGATCCAGCAATGCCAGCACCTtggagaggcagcagcagccagaaacAACTGGAGCCGCCGCCTGCGGTGCCGTAGAGGCCACGCCCGTGGAAGCCAAGGCATCTGTGTCGCTGCACACCCAG GCTCTTACAACTTTGGAGAACATAATCAGCCGCCTGCGGGATCTGGACGAGGGTCGTTTGACGCCACCCTCGACGCCACAGCGTCTGCCACGCAGCTCTCCGGCCTCACCGGCGGCCAGCAAGAAGAACAAGCGCCAGCAGAGCAATTCCCCCATACGCCACATTCTCAACTCCCCGCTGCTCAATCGCAGGCAGCGCAAGAAGCCGAGCATCATCGAGAGCTCGGACGATGAAGGAAACCAGACGAACGGCTCTGGCGCAGAggagagcagcaacaatggtGGGGGCAATGGCAAGCAGTATCGCGACCTGGAGACATTCCAAAAGGCACAGCTGCGTCAGAAG CTGAAGCGCGGCAAGATCGAGCCGAACGGCAGTGCCAGCTGTGCCAATCCGGCACCGGTGCGTCGGGAATTCGTGATGCACAACAAGGCGCCCATGTGGAACGAGATGAGTCAGGTGTATCAGCTGGATTTCGGTGGTCGCGTTACCCAGGAGTCGGCCAAGAACTTCCAAATTGAGTTCCGTGGCAAGCAG GTCATGCAATTTGGTCGTATCGATGGGAATGCCTACACATTAGACTTCCAGTATCCCTTTTCCGCCCTACAAGCCTTTGCCGTGGCTCTGGCAAATGTAACACAGCGACTAAAGTAA
- the Tusp gene encoding tubby-related protein 4 isoform X4, translating into MHLHFERNINTKCDCTILSLSWMGKVPDDIPEDEGWKLNRTNYYQEGWLATGNVRGIVGVTFTTSHCRKNMDYPLRTNYNLRGHRSDVILVKWNEPYQKLASCDSSGIIFVWIKYEGRWSIELINDRNTPVTHFSWSHDGRMALICYQDGFVLVGSVAGQRYWSSMLNLESTITCGIWTPDDQQVYFGTTQGQVIVMDVHGAMVSQVQLSNDVPITSMAWSCEKFKMEEGEEAEPGVTNAAKRSFVLAVSFQNGYIYLLKSFDDVSPAHINTCLNGALGMVMEWSNSRELLAVAGTLRTGMDGHGLKPSEDPTTPASYTNLVKFYTETGACLYQAHIPCNSAPVSAITWGHNDKRLFIATGTQVHIAWVSRRVASLQLLCRLEIQASVGSETLLPLLPLPSRIKSLIGNLFAQTIRCCVPDLKSLRDFVSRPPLCSTRLHCTMIRHDDDSNLSSGTCYTLYLEYLGGLVPLLKGKRTSKIRPEFVIFDPQVNDASLYFQYSAEAKSSSGSSQSTTTGNSGRTDSSDSDFEERSSRFGSPRTPRKKRVRPKRRNQAGERVGTAGGGGAAAGGNDPDSLDELAYVDTLPEEVKLVEVTSNIWGTKFKIHGLAKTVPANLGQVTYKTSLLHLQPRQMTLVITELRDDFPPGPDPSFNPNIFSEDEDEQQQQQLQQHHHEAVPQVNVTTPQDVATALKPPMMPQRRLLEGASAPLIAPMSPRPNRILARHKNSLTVNGAGGGERGSNAGLSPLARAESYDDDSSNDSQEAGAAAAAAACQSTTVLLHQAPSSNGLGPSSSSNGNGSGSGKNLTRPKTISSFKNSYSRSSSNSSCQSRHAISPLYCDGAVPTLQSPKNAVAPSDIIFERPAVPGAGQTTLMSYSSNADYANNVVQVKNALMSEPVRSANSHVNPVPLNLNLNLERMDARQVKCMAPHASASTSTSKRRDMLYIDEETQSPTPTTSSSSMKRTPTVVSIAPAMPDSITRSCSVGYLDSVAITPSDEALSALRKEAPNKRLVLVDKRRNRRKRQQQEDARRHKLQQTGKSKSLDSCDLLSLQTKLSSKEHELVVKKLQEISDSSACSSAANTLCFKCRNNMNPSSACKRCQPTSNAVLDEITAVVSVEAPAKEAPPAVQPLTATQPKPATKKRFDVITSFTDSPLFTRKHRFGYGRSKDGAGTENSTPVLGRKQDNTFSFVKQLSEVRWRRKEPPPQGQVNGSSNASTLERQQQPETTGAAACGAVEATPVEAKASVSLHTQALTTLENIISRLRDLDEGRLTPPSTPQRLPRSSPASPAASKKNKRQQSNSPIRHILNSPLLNRRQRKKPSIIESSDDEGNQTNGSGAEESSNNGGGNGKQYRDLETFQKAQLRQKLKRGKIEPNGSASCANPAPVRREFVMHNKAPMWNEMSQVYQLDFGGRVTQESAKNFQIEFRGKQVMQFGRIDGNAYTLDFQYPFSALQAFAVALANVTQRLK; encoded by the exons atgcatttacaTTTCGAGCGGAACATCAACACAAAATGCGACTGCACGATACTATCGTTGTCATGGATGGGAAAGGTGCCAGATGATATACCCGAG GATGAGGGCTGGAAGCTAAATCGCACCAACTACTACCAGGAGGGATGGCTGGCCACGGGCAATGTGCGCGGCATTGTGGGCGTCACCTTTACCACCTCCCATTGCCGCAAGAACATGGACTATCCGCTTCGGACCAACTACAATCTGCGCGGCCATCGATCGGAT GTCATCCTGGTCAAGTGGAACGAGCCGTACCAGAAGCTGGCCTCCTGCGACAGCTCGGGCATCATCTTTGTGTGGATCAAGTACGAGGGCCGATGGTCCATTGAGCTCATCAACGATCGGAACACGCCAGTGACACATTTCTCCTGGTCGCACGACGGACGGATGGCCCTCATCTGCTACCAGGATGGCTTCGTTCTGGTGGGCTCTGTGGCGGGACAGCGCTATTGGTCCTCCATGCTGAACCTGGAGTCGACCATCACCTGCGGGATTTGGACGCCCGACGATCAGCAGGTGTATTTCGGCACCACCCAGGGCCAGGTGATCGTCATGGATGTCCATGGTGCGATGGTGTCGCAGGTGCAGCTCTCCAACGATGTGCCGATCACCTCGATGGCCTGGTCCTGCGAGAAGTTCAAAATGGAGGAGGGCGAAGAAGCAGAACCCGGCGTTACCAATGCGG CCAAACGCTCGTTTGTGCTGGCTGTTAGCTTCCAGAATGGATATATCTATCTGTTGAAGTCGTTCGACGACGTCTCACCCGCACATATCAACACTTGCCTCAACGGCGCCCTCGGCATGGTCATGGAGTGGAGCAATTCCCGCGAACTGCTCGCCGTGGCAGGGACCCTGCGCACCGGGATGGATGGGCATGGTCTGAAGCCATCGGAGGACCCGACCACGCCCGCCAGCTACACGAATCTGGTCAAGTTCTACACGGAGACGGGGGCGTGTCTGTATCAGGCGCATATACCCTGCAACAGTGCCCCGGTGTCGGCCATTACGTGGGGCCACAACGACAAGCGTCTGTTTATTGCCACGGGAACGCAGGTGCACATTGCCTGGGTGTCGCGGCGGGTGGCCTCGCTGCAGTTGCTCTGCCGCCTGGAGATTCAGGCCAGCGTGGGCTCCGAgacgctgctgccactgctgccgtTGCCTTCTAGGATTAAGTCTCTCATTGGCAATCTGTTTGCTCAAACGATACGA TGCTGTGTACCTGATCTGAAGTCGCTGCGCGATTTTGTGTCGCGTCCACCGCTCTGCTCCACGCGACTCCACTGCACCATGATCCGGCACGACGATGACTCCAATCTGAGCTCCGGCACCTGCTACACGCTCTACCTGGAGTATCTGGGGGGTCTGGTGCCGCTGCTCAAGGGCAAACGCACCTCAAAGATACGCCCGGAGTTCGTCATATTCGATCCACAAGTGAAtg ATGCTTCTTTGTACTTTCAATACTCCGCGGAGGCCAAGAGCTCGTCGGGCTCCAGTCAGTCCACCACCACGGGCAACAGCGGACGCACCGACTCCTCGGACAGTGACTTCGAGGAGCGGTCATCGCGCTTTGGTTCGCCCAGGACGCCGCGCAAGAAGCGAGTGCGGCCCAAGCGTCGCAACCAAGCGGGCGAGCGTGTGGGcacagcaggaggaggaggagcagcagcaggaggcaatGATCCGGACAGCTTGGATGAGCTGGCCTACGTGGACACACTGCCGGAG GAAGTCAAGCTGGTGGAGGTGACCTCCAACATTTGGGGAACGAAATTCAAGATCCATGGACTTGCCAAAACCGTCCCAGCCAATTTAGGCCAAGTAACATATAAGACGTCCCTTCTGCATTTGCAGCCGCGTCAGATGACGCTGGTGATCACCGAGCTACGCGACGATTTTCCACCTGGTCCCGATCCCAGCTTCAATCCCAACATCTTCTCCGAGGACGAagacgagcagcagcagcagcagctccagcagcaccaccacgaGGCAGTGCCGCAGGTGAATGTGACCACGCCCCAAGATGTGGCGACCGCTCTAAAGCCGCCGATGATGCCACAGCGACGCCTGCTGGAGGGTGCCTCTGCTCCACTGATTGCACCCATGTCGCCGCGCCCCAATCGAATACTGGCGCGGCACAAGAACTCGCTGACGGTGAACGGGGCAGGAGGCGGGGAACGAGGCTCAAACGCAGGACTCAGTCCGTTGGCGCGGGCCGAGAGCTACGATGATGATTCATCCAATGACTCGCAGGAAGCaggagccgctgctgctgccgccgcctgccaGTCCACCACCGTGCTGCTGCATCAGGCACCCTCCTCCAATGGCTTggggcccagcagcagcagcaacggcaacggcagcggcagcggcaagaATCTAACACGTCCAAAGACCATAAGCAGCTTCAAGAACAGCTACAGCCGCTCCAGCTCCAATTCCAGCTGCCAGTCGCGGCACGCAATCTCGCCGCTCTACTGCGACGGGGCTGTGCCCACTCTCCAGTCGCCCAAGAATGCGGTGGCACCCTCGGACATTATTTTCGAGAGGCCTGCAGTGCCGGGCGCCGGGCAGACCACCCTGATGTCCTACTCGAGCAATGCGGACTATGCCAACAATGTGGTCCAGGTGAAGAATGCCCTGATGTCGGAACCCGTGCGCTCAGCCAACAGCCACGTGAACCCCGTGCCCCtcaatctgaatctgaatctggaGCGCATGGATGCGAGGCAGGTCAAGTGCATGGCGCCGCatgcatccgcatccacatccacatcgaaGCGACGTGATATGCTATACATCGACGAGGAGACCCAGTCCCCGACACCCaccacgagcagcagcagcatgaagCGGACGCCCACGGTGGTTTCCATAGCGCCCGCAATGCCCGACTCAATTACGCGCAGCTGCAGCGTTGGCTACCTGGACTCCGTGGCCATCACGCCCTCCGACGAGGCACTGTCCGCCCTGCGCAAGGAGGCGCCCAACAAGCGTCTGGTGCTGGTGGACAAGCGACGCAACCGCcggaagcggcagcagcaggaagatgCGCGACGGCACAAACTGCAGCAGACGGGCAAGTCCAAGAGCTTGGACTCGTGCGATCTGCTGTCGCTGCAAACAAAACTGTCCAGCAAGGAGCACGAGCTGGTGGTGAAGAAACTCCAGGAGATCTCCGACAGCAGTGCCTGCAGCAGTGCAGCCAACACGCTCTGCTTCAAGTGCCGCAACAACATGAATCCCAGCAGTGCCTGCAAGCGGTGCCAGCCCACGTCCAACGCTGTGCTCGACGAGATCACGGCTGTGGTGAGCGTGGAGGCACCCGCGAAAGAGGCTCCGCCTGCCGTACAGCCActcacagccacacagccaaaGCCCGCGACCAAGAAACGCTTCGATGTCATCACCAGCTTCACGGACTCTCCGCTCTTCACGCGAAAGCATCGCTTCGGCTACGGCCGCAGCAAAGATGGTGCCGGGACAGAAAACTCCACCCCAGTGCTGGGACGAAAGCAGGATAACACTTTCAGCTTTGTCAAGCAGCTGTCCGAGGTGCGCTGGCGTCGCAAGGAGCCACCGCCACAGGGGCAGGTGAATGGATCCAGCAATGCCAGCACCTtggagaggcagcagcagccagaaacAACTGGAGCCGCCGCCTGCGGTGCCGTAGAGGCCACGCCCGTGGAAGCCAAGGCATCTGTGTCGCTGCACACCCAG GCTCTTACAACTTTGGAGAACATAATCAGCCGCCTGCGGGATCTGGACGAGGGTCGTTTGACGCCACCCTCGACGCCACAGCGTCTGCCACGCAGCTCTCCGGCCTCACCGGCGGCCAGCAAGAAGAACAAGCGCCAGCAGAGCAATTCCCCCATACGCCACATTCTCAACTCCCCGCTGCTCAATCGCAGGCAGCGCAAGAAGCCGAGCATCATCGAGAGCTCGGACGATGAAGGAAACCAGACGAACGGCTCTGGCGCAGAggagagcagcaacaatggtGGGGGCAATGGCAAGCAGTATCGCGACCTGGAGACATTCCAAAAGGCACAGCTGCGTCAGAAG CTGAAGCGCGGCAAGATCGAGCCGAACGGCAGTGCCAGCTGTGCCAATCCGGCACCGGTGCGTCGGGAATTCGTGATGCACAACAAGGCGCCCATGTGGAACGAGATGAGTCAGGTGTATCAGCTGGATTTCGGTGGTCGCGTTACCCAGGAGTCGGCCAAGAACTTCCAAATTGAGTTCCGTGGCAAGCAG GTCATGCAATTTGGTCGTATCGATGGGAATGCCTACACATTAGACTTCCAGTATCCCTTTTCCGCCCTACAAGCCTTTGCCGTGGCTCTGGCAAATGTAACACAGCGACTAAAGTAA